ATGGTCAAGCAGGGTAATTACTTGAACACGGTTAGGGTCAACCGCTAAGAGTTTCCACAATTTTCAGGAAAATCCCGGAAAATACTCCAAATTTTGTGGAAAAAGGCGCCTCACACGATGTTGTGGGGCGTTTTTTTGCGATAGAAAATTTGGCTTTTAACCTTGAAAAAGGGCTTTTTTGTGTAAAAATTGTGAATTCGGTGTTGTTTTTTACAACAACGCCATTTATATGGGGGCTATTCCAAATTGGACTAAATGGATATAACTTTGGAGTAGAGGTAAAACGGGATTTTCTTAAGGAGTATATTATGAAAACCAATCTTTTAGTTAAAACGGGCTTGGTGCTTGCCTTTGGGCTTGCAACCAGTGCTTTCGCACAGACTGAAAGTTTCTGCAGCACCGCTGCACACTCGGGTCAGTCTGTGAAGGTCTCTTCGAACAAGACCGGTCAAATCGGTGATATCGGTTACGAACTTTGGGACGAAAACGGCTATGGTGGTGATGCAACCTTCTATAGCGACGGTTCCATGGAATGTAACATTTCCGGTGCTAAGGACTATCTCTGCCGCGCGGGTCTTTCCCTCGGCAGTAACAAGACCTACGATCAGCTTGATGGTGACATGATTGCCGAATTTAAGCTCATCAAGAACAATGCACAGAATGTGGGTTATTCCTACATCGGTATTTACGGCTGGATGGAAGGCGTTCCCGGAACGGCTAGCCAGTTGGTGGAATACTACGTGATTGACAATACCCTCGCCAATGATATGCCGGGTAGCTGGATTGGTAACGAAAGAAAGGGTACTATTAATGTTGACGGCGGTACCTATACGGTTTATCGTAACACTCGTACGGGTCCGGCTATTAAGAACTCCGGTAACGTCACGTTCTATCAGTATTTCAGCGTGCGTACTTCTCCGCGCGATTGCGGTACCATCAATATTTCCGAACACATGAGACAGTGGGAAAAGATGGGCCTGACCATGGGTAAGCTTTACGAAGCCAAGGTGCTCGGTGAAGCTGGTAACGTGAATGGTGAAGTTCGCAGCGGTCACATGGACTTCCCGCATGCTAGGGTTTATGTGGGTTCCTATGTTCCGCCTGAACCGCCGAAGCCGATCGAACGCAAGGCGTTTGGTGGTACCCCGGCTTCTATTCCGGGCACCATCGAAGCCGAAAACTTTGACGAAGGTAACCAGGATTCTACTTACGGTGGCTCTAGTGTTCCGAGCACTGCAGAAGGCATTGATGCATCCTATCGTGGCTCTGATTACAGCAATATCGGTATTGTTTCTAGCGGTACTGGCAAGGTTCTCGGTTACACGACTGCTGACCAGTGGATGGAATATACTGTGAATGTTGCTGAAGATGGCGAATACGATATTGTGGCTTCTGTTTCGAATGGTTCCGGTGCTGGCAAGTTGAACCTCGCTATCGATGGCAAGCAGATAGCTTCGCTCTCCTTCACGGGTACAAGCAACGATTGGGATGCCTATGAAGACGCTACCGGTAAGGCTACGCTCACCAAGGGTCAGCATGTTCTTCGCATCACGATTGCCAACGACAACACCAACGTTGACTACGTGAAGTTCAGCAAGGAAGGTGGTGAACCGCTGGCTATCGCAGCCGATCTTCGCTTGAACGCTGCTGGAAAGACCTACCAGGTGTTTGACATGCAGGGTCGCGCGCTCGGCAAGGTTGAAGTTGCCGCTGGTGCTTCCATCGCTGACGCTCTCTTTGCTAAGTTCCAGCAGACCGGTGTCTACATGGTCAAGCAGGGTAGCAAGCTGACTCAGGTGCGTGTGACTCGCTAATACTTAACATCCAAATGCTCCTATATTGTGGATGAAAGGCGCCCCGCGAATGCGGGGTGTTTTTTGTCATGCTGAGGACACTCAGCATCGGCATCGTTTGCCTACTGTCATGCTGACGAAAGTCAGCATCAGCATTGTTTGCTTACTGTCATGCTGACGAAAGTCAGCATCAGCATTTCATAAATACTATATTTCTCCCCGAGGTTTATACGTATGAAATTCTTTGTGACAGGTGTTGGTGGCCAGCTGGGCCATGATGTAATGAATGAACTTGCAAAGCGCGGCCACACGGGCGTTGGTTCCGACATGGCGCCTGCCTATAGCGGTGTCGCCGACGGTTCTGCCGTCACGACCATGCCGTATGTGCAGCTCGACATTACAGATTCTGCCGCGGTCGACAAGGCTCTTTCTGAAATCAAGCCCGATGCAGTGATTCACTGCGCCGCATGGACTGCAGTCGATATGGCCGAAGACGATGCCAACGTGGCGAAGGTTCGCGCGGTCAACGCCGGCGGTACCCAGAACATCGCCAACGCCTGCAAAAAGCTCGGCTGCAAGATGACCTACATCAGCACCGACTACGTGTTCAACGGTCAGGGCACGGAACCCTGGCTGCCCGACTGCAAGGATTACAAACCTCTCAACGTTTACGGCCAGACCAAACTCGAAGGCGAACTCGCCGTCGCCAATACGCTTGATAAGTACTTCATCGTGCGAATCGCTTGGGTGTTCGGCCTGAATGGCAAGAATTTTATCAAGACCATGCTGAACGTGGGTAAGACTCACGATACCGTGCGCGTGGTGAATGACCAAATTGGCACGCCGACCTATACGCTCGACCTTTCGCGTTTGCTCATCGACATGAACGAAACCGAAAAGTACGGCTATTACCATGCCACCAACGAAGGCGGATTCATTAGCTGGTATGACTTTACTTGCGAAATTTACAAGCAGGCAGGTCTCTCTACCAAGGTGTTGCCGGTAACCACAGCCGAATATGGCTTGAGCAAGGCCGCGCGCCCGTTCAACAGCCGCCTCGACAAGAGCAAACTCGTTGCAAACGGTTTCAAACCGCTCCCGACGTGGCAAGATGCCCTCGCTCGCTACCTCAAGGAAATCGGAGGCTAACGATGGAAGAAAAGAAAACTTACCGCGAAGTCATGCCGGGCGAGCTCCCGTGCGAAGTGCCGGAATGTGACGGCGTGATGGTCGTTGATCCCGATAACAGCTACAAGCTGACCTGCGACAAGTGCGGACACATAAAGGAGTGAGCACGCTCCTTATCGTCGCTTTGAGCAATGAGGTCGCTTCGCTCTGGGCGAATCATACAGAAATTATTTTAAACCTCAAAGGGAGCCTTTGGCGACCGAGCCCATAGCCGAAAGCAGCGTAGCTGCGACCTCATAACCAGAATGCAAATAACCGACTTGAAAATCACATACCCAGACCTTCCCGTCGTTGAACATCGGGAAGAATTTTTTGAGATGCTCGAAAAGCATCAGGTGGTGATTCTCAAGGCAGACACCGGTTCCGGAAAGTCGACGCAGCTCCCGAAATTTTTGTTAGAGTGGTTTGACAGACGAGAGACGAAAGACGAGAGACGAGAGGATGCGCCGGGCTTCAAGATCGGTGTCACGGAGCCGAGGCGTTTGGCGGCTATCTCGATCGCAGACCGCCTGCGTGAAGAACTGAAGGATGAAACTCTCGTCAGCACCAAGATTCGTTTCTGGGAGCAGGGGCAGAGCGATGCACCCATCAAGGTGATGACCGACGGTATCCTGCTGCAGGAATTCCGCCGCGATAGACTTTTCCGCCAATATTCGGCGGTCGTGATTGACGAAGCGCATGAACGCTCGTTGAATATCGACATCTTGCTGGGCATTTTCAAGACGGTTTTGCAGGCGCGCCCCGAATTCAAACTGATTGTGGCCTCGGCAACGCTCGATGCCAAGCTTTTCGAAGAATTTTACGACAACAGCTGCGTGCTCGAAGCCGAGGGCCGCATGTACCCGGTCGACATCGAGTATTATTTTGATGCCGACGGTGGCGTGCTCGGTCGCGATATTTCGGGCAAGGGCGACTCGGGCTTGATTGAAGAAGCCCGCGACGCGATTCTCGATTTGGAATCCCGCCACCGCGACCATTTGCTTTGTTTTTTGCCGACCGAGCGCGATATTCAGGATTTAGCGGGGGAACTTGCGCACGAACTCGATAGCGCGACTTTCGATGTGCTCCCGCTTTTTGGGCGCATGAGTCCCGAAGAACAACGCCGCATTTTCAAGAATTCGGGCAAGACTCGCGTGGTGCTTGCGACAAACATTGCTGAAACTTCACTCACGATTCCGGGAATCGCGTACGTGGTCGATACGGGCATGGCCCGCATCTCGCGATACAATGCGCAGTCGAGAATCCAGGGGCTCCCGGTCGAAGAAATTTCGAAGGCGAGTGCCCGGCAGCGCACAGGGCGCGCGGGGCGCGTCAAGCCTGGCGTATGTATTCGACTTTATTCACCCGAAGATTTCGAAAAACGTGACGAGTTTACGGAGCCGGAAATCCGGCGTA
This genomic window from Fibrobacter sp. UWT2 contains:
- the rfbD gene encoding dTDP-4-dehydrorhamnose reductase, translating into MKFFVTGVGGQLGHDVMNELAKRGHTGVGSDMAPAYSGVADGSAVTTMPYVQLDITDSAAVDKALSEIKPDAVIHCAAWTAVDMAEDDANVAKVRAVNAGGTQNIANACKKLGCKMTYISTDYVFNGQGTEPWLPDCKDYKPLNVYGQTKLEGELAVANTLDKYFIVRIAWVFGLNGKNFIKTMLNVGKTHDTVRVVNDQIGTPTYTLDLSRLLIDMNETEKYGYYHATNEGGFISWYDFTCEIYKQAGLSTKVLPVTTAEYGLSKAARPFNSRLDKSKLVANGFKPLPTWQDALARYLKEIGG